A stretch of the Drosophila subpulchrella strain 33 F10 #4 breed RU33 unplaced genomic scaffold, RU_Dsub_v1.1 Primary Assembly Seq24, whole genome shotgun sequence genome encodes the following:
- the LOC119559431 gene encoding uncharacterized protein LOC119559431 isoform X1, translated as MPLKFNRLCLPLLLFACHLLAEIPQCFHFTWVGAYDNHSNIQTETCDSRVGDFNDIPCEEPLVVTPDDTVPDVKALWQNTTENRENFLCQMSPGRSCVKYSYIFKGGIQNITYMCANVNSSNGCYRQLHPTGMVVEACVCTSRVGLIPCNGCSKTRLGGATGWALCLLGLYQWLNKYRIV; from the exons ATGCCACTGAAATTTAACCGATTGTGCCTGCCATTGCTCCTGTTTGCTTGTCATCTGCTGGCTGAGA TTCCACAATGCTTTCACTTCACCTGGGTTGGTGCCTACGATAATCACTCGAACATCCAGACCGAAACCTGCGACTCCAGAGTGGGTGATTTTAACGACATACCCTGTGAGGAACCACTGGTTGTTACAC CCGACGACACAGTGCCGGATGTGAAGGCTCTGTGGCAAAATACCACGGAGAACCGCGAGAACTTTCTGTGCCAAATGTCGCCCGGTCGGTCATGCGTGAAATACTCCTACATATTCAAAGGCGGAA TACAGAACATCACGTATATGTGCGCCAATGTGAACAGCAGCAACGGGTGCTACCGACAGCTACATCCAACCGGCATGGTTGTGGAGGCCTGTGTCTGCACCTCCCGAGTGGGTCTGATACCCTGTAATGGCTGCTCGAAAACTCGGCTCGGCGGTGCTACGGGCTGGGCTCTTTGTTTGCTCGGCCTTTATCAATGGCTAAATAAATATCGAATAGTTTGA
- the LOC119559428 gene encoding uncharacterized protein LOC119559428, producing MICGLKATLLSRSLWRLRITRNCSKNSKAENALKRLGTSPRNVRDHPQGCTPQHLNTTAFDSPDFIPPSTYRIVKEEEKLGPNAGKEETYKNPEYYSYYRYSYYDLKTIVDTIKKRQSSKK from the coding sequence ATGATTTGTGGCTTAAAAGCCACGCTTTTATCCCGTTCTTTATGGCGTCTGAGGATCACTCGGAATTGCTCAAAGAATAGCAAAGCGGAAAATGCTCTCAAGCGATTGGGCACCAGCCCCCGAAATGTTCGGGATCATCCCCAGGGATGCACACCCCAGCATTTGAATACAACGGCCTTTGATTCCCCGGATTTCATACCCCCATCCACCTATCGAATTGTTAAGGAAGAGGAGAAGCTTGGTCCTAATGCAGGAAAGGAGGAAACCTACAAGAATCCGGAGTACTACAGCTATTATCGATACTCGTACTACGACCTCAAAACAATAGTCGATACCATTAAAAAGAGACAATCATCTAAAAAGTAA
- the LOC119559431 gene encoding uncharacterized protein LOC119559431 isoform X2 yields the protein MPLKFNRLCLPLLLFACHLLAEIPQCFHFTWVGAYDNHSNIQTETCDSRVGDFNDIPCEEPLVVTPDDTVPDVKALWQNTTENRENFLCQMSPGRSCVKYSYIFKGGKHHVYVRQCEQQQRVLPTATSNRHGCGGLCLHLPSGSDTL from the exons ATGCCACTGAAATTTAACCGATTGTGCCTGCCATTGCTCCTGTTTGCTTGTCATCTGCTGGCTGAGA TTCCACAATGCTTTCACTTCACCTGGGTTGGTGCCTACGATAATCACTCGAACATCCAGACCGAAACCTGCGACTCCAGAGTGGGTGATTTTAACGACATACCCTGTGAGGAACCACTGGTTGTTACAC CCGACGACACAGTGCCGGATGTGAAGGCTCTGTGGCAAAATACCACGGAGAACCGCGAGAACTTTCTGTGCCAAATGTCGCCCGGTCGGTCATGCGTGAAATACTCCTACATATTCAAAGGCGGAA AACATCACGTATATGTGCGCCAATGTGAACAGCAGCAACGGGTGCTACCGACAGCTACATCCAACCGGCATGGTTGTGGAGGCCTGTGTCTGCACCTCCCGAGTGGGTCTGATACCCTGTAA